In one window of Meleagris gallopavo isolate NT-WF06-2002-E0010 breed Aviagen turkey brand Nicholas breeding stock chromosome 4, Turkey_5.1, whole genome shotgun sequence DNA:
- the ING2 gene encoding inhibitor of growth protein 2: MLELVENRARQMETHSQCFQDLSENDKPLEKAKMESCQPERSSRRPRRQRTSESRDLCHIANGIDDCDDQPPKEKRSKSSKKKKRSKAKQEREVSPVEFAIDPNEPTYCLCNQVSYGEMIGCDNEQCPIEWFHFSCVGLTYKPKGKWYCPKCRGDNEKTMDKCTDKSKKDRRSR, from the coding sequence ATGCTAGAACTGGTAGAGAATAGAGCCCGACAGATGGAAACACACTCTCAATGTTTTCAAGATCTGTCTGAAAACGACAAGCCTCTAGAAAAGGCGAAGATGGAGTCCTGCCAGCCAGAGAGATCTTCACGTAGACCTCGTCGGCAGCGAACCAGTGAAAGCCGCGACCTGTGCCATATAGCAAACGGGATCGATGACTGCGATGACCAGCCGCCTAAAGAGAAAAGATCGAAAtcttccaagaagaaaaaacgCTCCAAAGCCAAACAAGAGAGAGAGGTTTCACCCGTGGAATTTGCAATTGATCCCAATGAACCCACTTACTGCTTATGTAACCAAGTGTCTTACGGCGAGATGATAGGATGTGATAACGAACAGTGTCCTATCGAGTGGTTCCACTTCTCGTGTGTTGGACTCACCTATAAGCCAAAGGGGAAATGGTATTGCCCCAAGTGCAGAGGAGATAACGAGAAAACTATGGACAAATGTACTGACAAATCAAAAAAGGATAGAAGATCGAGGTAG